A genomic window from Triticum urartu cultivar G1812 chromosome 7, Tu2.1, whole genome shotgun sequence includes:
- the LOC125522352 gene encoding ABC transporter C family member 10-like, translating to MGSLTDEEVADSESQVTPFAKAGVFSKMSFWWLNPLMKMGYKKPLEDKDMPLLGATDRACNQYSMFMEKLNGKKQSSSHATPSFFWTIVSCHRRAILVSGFFALLRVLAVSTGPIILKAFINVSLGKGTFKHEGYVLAALLFICKCCESLSQRQWYFRTRRLGLQVRSLLSAAIYKKQQKLSNAAKVKHSSGNIINYVTVDAYRIGESPYWFHQTWTTSVQLCIALAILYNAVGAAMISSLVVIILTVLCNVPLARLQHKCKTKLMEAQDVRLKAMSESLVHMKILKLYAWEVHFKKVIEGLRKVEYKLLSAFQLMRAYNTFMFWSSPVLVSAATFLTCYLLKIPLDASNVFTFVATLRLVQEPIRLVPEVIAVVIQAKVAFTRISKFLDAPELNGQVRKKYFVGIDYPIEMNLCSFSWDENTSKPTLNNINLIVKGGEKIAICGEVGSGKSTLLAAVLGEVPKTEGMIQVCGKIAYISQNAWIQSGTVRDNILFGSSMDEERYHNTLMRCSLVKDLEMLPYGDCTQIGERGVNLSGGQKQRVQLARALYQNADIYLLDDPFSAVDAHTATSLFNEYVMSALSEKTVLLVTHQVDFLPIFDSILFMSHGEVIRSAPYQDLLVDCEEFEDLVSAHKDIIGVSDLNNSKPTQRPKEVSIKETLDIHRSRYTESGKLSPADQLIKKEERETGDAGVKPYMLYLRQNKGLLYFSLSMISHTFFVAGQILQNWWMAANVQNPHVSALKLISVYIITGVCTMFFLLSRYLLVVVLGIQTSRSIFSQLLNSLFHAPMSFFDSTPLGRVLSRVSSDLSIIDLDFPFAFALSLGGSLIAYSNLGVLVVIMWQVLFIAVPMIVLAIWLQRYYLASAKELMRINGTTKSALANHLGESISGAITIRAFEEEDRFFAKNLDLVDMNASPYFYNFAATEWLIQRLEIMSAAVLSFSAFVMALLPQGTFSPGFVGMALSYGLSLNIMFVASVQFQCNLGNQIISVERVNQYMDIQSEATEVVEENRPLPDWPQNGNVEIRDLKIRYRIDLPLVLHGITCKFEGGDKIGIVGRTGSGKTTLIGALFRLVEPAEGKVIIDSVDITMIGLHDLRSRLGIIPQDPTLFQGTIRYNLDPLGQFLDEQIWEVLDKCQLLEAVREKEHGLDSHVVQDGSNWSMGQRQLFCLGRALLRRCRILVLDEATASIDNATDAILQKTIRTEFKYSTVITVAHRIPTVMDCDMVLAMSDGKAVEYDKPTKLMETEGSLFCKLVEEYRSHTSNTDI from the exons ATGGGTTCCCTCACAG ACGAAGAGGTAGCTGATTCTGAGAGTCAGGTGACTCCCTTTGCTAAAGCTGGGGTTTTCAGCAAGATGTCATTTTGGTGGTTGAATCCTCTAATGAAGATGGGCTACAAGAAACCCCTTGAGGACAAAGACATGCCACTTCTAGGCGCCACAGATCGAGCATGCAACCAGTACTCGATGTTCATGGAGAAGCTGAATGGAAAGAAGCAGTCGTCGTCACACGCCACACCATCATTCTTCTGGACTATTGTTTCCTGTCACAGGCGTGCCATCTTGGTCTCGGGTTTCTTTGCTTTGCTCAGGGTTCTTGCCGTATCAACGGGCCCAATTATTCTCAAGGCATTCATCAATGTATCACTTGGGAAAGGGACCTTTAAACACGAAGGTTATGTGCTTGCTGCGTTACTGTTCATTTGCAAATGCTGTGAATCTTTGTCACAGAGACAGTGGTATTTCCGCACTCGGAGATTAGGACTGCAGGTGAGGTCACTCCTGTCGGCAGCTATTTATAAGAAACAACAAAAGCTATCAAATGCAGCAAAAGTGAAGCACTCCTCTGGAAACATTATAAACTATGTGACTGTCGATGCATATCGGATTGGAGAATCCCCATACTGGTTCCATCAAACATGGACAACAAGTGTTCAGCTTTGCATTGCTCTGGCAATTCTATACAATGCGGTTGGTGCTGCAATGATTTCATCTTTGGTTGTCATCATTCTGACCGTACTGTGCAACGTTCCATTGGCTAGACTGCAACACAAATGCAAGACTAAACTTATGGAAGCACAAGATGTGAGATTGAAAGCCATGTCTGAGTCATTGGTTCATATGAAGATCTTAAAACTGTATGCTTGGGAAGTTCACTTCAAGAAGGTCATCGAGGGGCTGAGAAAGGTTGAGTACAAGTTGTTGTCAGCATTTCAGCTTATGAGGGCATACAACACTTTCATGTTCTGGTCTTCACCTGTTTTGGTTTCGGCAGCGACCTTTCTGACATGCTATCTTTTGAAAATCCCTCTTGATGCTAGCAATGTCTTCACCTTTGTGGCAACTCTACGTCTTGTGCAAGAACCAATAAGGTTAGTACCAGAAGTTATTGCAGTTGTGATACAAGCTAAGGTTGCGTTCACTCGGATATCAAAGTTCCTTGATGCACCTGAGCTAAACGGGCAAGTTAGGAAAAAATACTTTGTTGGCATTGATTACCCTATAGAGATGAATCTGTGTAGCTTCTCGTGGGACGAGAACACATCAAAACCAACTCTAAATAATATAAATCTGATTGTCAAAGGTGGAGAAAAGATTGCGATTTGTGGAGAGGTAGGATCAGGAAAGTCGACGCTTTTGGCTGCTGTACTCGGAGAGGTACCAAAAACTGAAGGCATG ATCCAAGTCTGCGGGAAGATAGCATATATTTCTCAGAATGCATGGATCCAATCAGGAACTGTGCGAGACAATATTCTCTTTGGATCGTCGATGGATGAGGAAAGATACCACAACACACTCATGAGGTGTTCGTTGGTCAAGGATCTTGAAATGTTGCCATATGGAGATTGCACTCAAATTGGGGAGAGAGGAGTAAATCTTAGTGGTGGTCAGAAGCAGCGCGTCCAGCTTGCTCGTGCACTATACCAAAATGCAGACATCTATCTTCTTGATGACCCTTTCAGTGCTGTTGATGCCCATACAGCCACAAGTCTTTTCAAT GAATATGTCATGAGTGCACTATCAGAGAAGACTGTTCTTTTGGTGACGCACCAAGTGGATTTTCTACCCATATTTGACTCCATTTTG TTTATGTCACATGGAGAGGTTATTCGGTCTGCACCTTATCAAGACCTATTGGTAGATTGTGAAGAATTTGAAGACCTTGTAAGTGCCCATAAAGATATTATTGGAGTTTCGGATCTTAATAACAGCAAACCCACTCAAAGACCTAAGGAAGTATCAATAAAGGAGACACTTGATATTCATCGAAGTAGATATACAGAGTCTGGGAAGCTATCGCCGGCAGATCAACTGATCAAGAAAGAGGAAAGAGAAACAGGGGATGCAGGTGTTAAGCCTTATATGCTTTACCTGCGCCAGAACAAAGGCCTCCTGTATTTCTCGTTGTCAATGATTTCCCACACATTTTTTGTAGCTGGGCAAATATTACAGAATTGGTGGATGGCTGCTAATGTTCAGAATCCTCATGTTAGTGCGCTGAAGTTAATTTCCGTGTACATTATTACCGGAGTTTGCACAATGTTCTTCTTGCTATCAAGATATTTGCTGGTCGTGGTTCTTGGGATCCAGACATCAAGATCCATATTTTCCCAGTTGCTCAATTCATTGTTCCATGCACCAATGTCCTTTTTTGACTCTACTCCTCTAGGAAGGGTTCTTAGCCGG GTCTCTTCAGATTTGAGTATCATTGACCTTGATTTTCCATTTGCCTTTGCGCTTAGCCTTGGTGGCAGCCTAATTGCATATAGCAATCTAGGGGTATTGGTTGTTATTATGTGGCAAGTTCTGTTCATAGCCGTACCAATGATAGTTTTGGCAATTTGGTTGCAG AGGTACTATCTTGCCTCGGCCAAGGAATTGATGCGGATCAATGGTACTACCAAGTCTGCTCTAGCAAATCACTTGGGTGAATCGATTTCAGGGGCTATAACAATCAGGGCCTTTGAGGAAGAAGATCGTTTCTTTGCTAAAAATTTGGATCTTGTTGACATGAATGCTAGTCCATATTTCTATAATTTTGCAGCAACTGAATGGTTGATTCAACGTCTGGAGATAATGAGCGCCGCAGTTCTTTCTTTTTCTGCCTTTGTCATGGCCCTTCTTCCTCAAGGAACCTTTAGCCCCG GTTTTGTGGGAATGGCATTGTCCTATGGTCTTTCCTTAAACATTATGTTTGTTGCCTCTGTTCAATTCCAATGCAACCTTGGGAATCAAATAATATCAGTCGAACGGGTGAACCAGTACATGGACATACAAAGTGAAGCAACAGAAGTTGTTGAAGAAAATCGACCGTTACCAGATTGGCCCCAAAATGGCAATGTGGAGATTAGGGATTTGAAG ATCAGGTATAGGATAGATCTTCCACTTGTACTACATGGAATCACTTGCAAGTTTGAAGGTGGAGATAAGATTGGTATAGTTGGCCGAACAGGAAGTGGGAAGACAACCTTAATTGGTGCATTGTTTCGTCTTGTTGAACCTGCCGAAGGGAAAGTAATTATTGACTCTGTGGATATCACTATGATAGGCTTACATGATCTGCGTTCACGTTTGGGTATCATTCCACAAGATCCTACACTTTTTCAGGGCACAATAAGATACAATCTAGATCCTCTTGGGCAATTCTTAGATGAACAAATATGGGAG GTTCTTGACAAATGTCAACTTCTTGAAGCTGTCCGGGAGAAGGAACATGGATTGGATTCACATG TTGTGCAAGACGGGTCGAACTGGAGTATGGGCCAAAGGCAGCTCTTCTGTCTGGGACGCGCACTTCTGAGAAGATGCCGCATCTTGGTTCTTGATGAAGCGACAGCCTCTATAGACAATGCAACAGATGCTATCCTTCAGAAAACGATCCGAACAGAATTCAAATATTCCACTGTTATTACAGTGGCCCACCGTATACCAACAGTTATGGACTGCGATATGGTACTTGCAATGAGCGACG GGAAAGCAGTGGAGTATGACAAACCTACAAAGCTCATGGAAACTGAAGGATCTCTCTTTTGCAAGCTGGTCGAGGAGTACCGGTCACACACATCGAACACAGATATTTAG